A single region of the Variovorax paradoxus genome encodes:
- a CDS encoding PDR/VanB family oxidoreductase, whose translation MKSDLQWMQAQVVALRDVTPTVREFELRPEPGFAATYEPGSHLQVQVMTAQGKLQMRSYSLVGEGDGQCWRIAVKRLDDGRGGSLAMWRLAVGDRLQVSAPQNHFLLDTSAPGYLLVAGGIGITPLVLMAERLGEHARRTGVPVKMLYGARHAGEFAYLDRLREALGEHVAAHEGAAPIDFASAIAALPQGGQLYSCGPVPMLEAVKRAWQAAGRPPADLRFETFGSSGRLATQAFTVRIPRHDLAITVPADCTLLEALDAAGVETLWDCKRGECGLCAMDVLAVDGEVDHRDVFLSEHEKQAATRICACVSRAVGTLTLDSSYRPDS comes from the coding sequence ATGAAAAGCGATCTTCAATGGATGCAGGCGCAGGTCGTTGCGCTGCGCGACGTCACGCCCACGGTGCGCGAGTTCGAACTGCGGCCGGAGCCGGGCTTTGCCGCCACCTACGAGCCCGGTTCGCACCTGCAAGTGCAGGTGATGACGGCCCAGGGCAAGTTGCAGATGCGCTCTTACTCGCTGGTGGGCGAGGGCGACGGCCAGTGCTGGCGCATTGCCGTGAAGCGGCTCGACGACGGCCGCGGCGGCTCGCTGGCGATGTGGCGCCTGGCCGTGGGCGACCGGCTGCAGGTGAGCGCGCCGCAGAACCACTTTCTGCTCGACACCAGCGCACCGGGTTACCTGCTCGTGGCCGGCGGCATCGGCATCACGCCGCTGGTGCTGATGGCCGAGCGCCTGGGCGAGCATGCGCGGCGCACCGGCGTGCCCGTGAAGATGCTCTATGGCGCGCGCCATGCCGGAGAGTTTGCCTATCTCGACCGGTTGCGCGAGGCGTTGGGCGAGCACGTTGCGGCGCATGAAGGCGCAGCGCCCATCGACTTTGCATCGGCCATCGCTGCTTTGCCCCAGGGCGGTCAGCTCTACAGCTGCGGGCCGGTGCCCATGCTCGAAGCCGTCAAGCGCGCGTGGCAGGCTGCGGGCCGCCCCCCGGCCGACCTGCGCTTCGAAACCTTCGGCAGCAGCGGGCGCCTCGCAACGCAGGCCTTCACGGTTCGCATTCCGCGGCACGACCTGGCGATTACCGTGCCGGCCGATTGCACCTTGCTTGAGGCGCTGGACGCCGCCGGCGTGGAAACGCTGTGGGACTGCAAACGCGGCGAGTGCGGCTTGTGCGCCATGGACGTGCTTGCTGTCGACGGAGAGGTCGACCATCGCGACGTGTTCCTGAGCGAGCACGAGAAGCAGGCGGCCACTCGCATCTGCGCCTGCGTGTCGCGTGCCGTGGGCACCCTCACGCTCGACTCTTCGTACCGGCCCGACAGCTGA
- a CDS encoding branched-chain amino acid ABC transporter permease — MLTILFDGIAYGMLLFVLAVGLAVTLGLMNFINLAHGAFAMAGGYLTVFAMQKLGVPFLACLPLAFIVVALAGALLERTLYRPMYGKPHLDQVLFSIGLAFMAVAAIDYFVGSSQQNIQLPEWLRGRTEVGDGALLLGMGHYRLFIIAVCAVLTVVLQLILSKTRFGSRLRAAVDDPRVASGLGINVNVVFLLTFAVGSGLAGLGGALGAEILGLDPTFPLKYMIYFLIVVSVGGTSSITGPLAAALLLGIADVAGKYFIPKMGAFTVYLLMILILMWRPQGLFTRKGGR; from the coding sequence ATGTTGACCATTCTTTTCGACGGCATCGCCTACGGCATGCTGCTCTTCGTGCTCGCGGTCGGACTCGCCGTGACGCTCGGGTTGATGAACTTCATCAACCTGGCGCACGGTGCCTTCGCCATGGCGGGCGGGTACCTCACCGTTTTTGCGATGCAGAAACTCGGCGTGCCATTCCTGGCTTGCCTTCCGCTCGCATTCATCGTGGTGGCATTAGCTGGCGCATTGCTCGAGCGCACGCTCTACCGGCCCATGTACGGCAAGCCGCACCTCGACCAGGTGCTGTTTTCCATTGGCCTTGCCTTCATGGCCGTGGCGGCCATCGACTACTTTGTCGGTTCTTCGCAGCAGAACATCCAATTGCCTGAATGGCTGCGCGGCCGCACCGAGGTGGGCGACGGCGCGCTGCTGCTCGGCATGGGGCACTACCGGCTCTTCATCATTGCCGTGTGCGCCGTGCTCACGGTCGTGCTTCAGCTCATTCTCTCGAAGACTCGTTTCGGCAGCCGGCTGCGCGCCGCTGTGGATGACCCGCGCGTGGCTTCGGGGTTGGGCATCAACGTCAACGTTGTGTTCCTGCTGACTTTTGCGGTGGGTTCAGGCCTCGCAGGGCTGGGCGGTGCGCTGGGCGCCGAGATCCTCGGGCTCGACCCGACGTTTCCGCTCAAGTACATGATCTATTTCCTGATCGTGGTGTCGGTCGGCGGCACCTCGTCGATTACCGGGCCGCTCGCGGCTGCGCTGCTGCTTGGCATTGCGGATGTGGCGGGCAAGTATTTCATTCCCAAGATGGGCGCGTTCACCGTCTACCTGCTCATGATCTTGATATTGATGTGGCGGCCGCAGGGCTTGTTCACGCGCAAGGGAGGCCGCTGA
- a CDS encoding ABC transporter substrate-binding protein — MQRRKLIQTAGLTALALSMSLASAQDSNKFKIGLILPMTGQQASTGRQIEAAARLYMAQNGDTVAGKKIELIVKDDVATPDVTKRLAQELIVNDKVNVIAGFGVTPAALAAAPLATQSKTPQVVMAAATSSITEASPYIVRSSFTLPQVSVAMGDWAPKNGVKTVVTLVADYGPGNDAEKFFTERFQLNGGKVVEKLRVPLRNPDFAPFLQKVRDLKPDALFVFVPSGAGAAVMKQFLERGMDKAGIRMIATGDVTDDDQLNDMGDGALGVVTSHHYSAAHPSPANKKFVEAFQKANPKMRPNFMAVGGYDGMRVIYEALKATKGQGGGDALLAAMKGQIFESPRGPVYIDAQTRDIVQDVYLRKVEKKDGQLYNVEFDVIKGVKDPGKAK, encoded by the coding sequence ATGCAAAGACGCAAACTCATCCAGACCGCAGGCCTCACGGCGCTTGCGCTTTCCATGTCGCTTGCCAGCGCACAAGACAGCAACAAGTTCAAGATCGGCCTCATCCTGCCCATGACCGGCCAGCAGGCCTCCACCGGCCGCCAGATCGAAGCAGCCGCCCGGCTGTACATGGCGCAGAACGGCGATACCGTTGCGGGCAAGAAGATCGAGCTGATCGTCAAGGACGACGTGGCCACGCCGGACGTGACCAAGCGCCTCGCGCAGGAACTCATCGTGAACGACAAGGTGAACGTGATTGCGGGCTTCGGCGTCACGCCGGCCGCGCTGGCCGCAGCGCCGCTGGCTACGCAATCGAAAACGCCTCAGGTCGTGATGGCCGCGGCCACTTCGAGCATTACCGAAGCCTCGCCCTACATCGTGCGCAGCAGCTTCACGCTGCCGCAGGTGTCGGTGGCCATGGGCGACTGGGCGCCCAAGAACGGCGTGAAGACAGTCGTCACGCTCGTGGCCGATTACGGCCCCGGCAACGACGCCGAGAAATTCTTCACCGAGCGCTTCCAGCTCAACGGCGGCAAGGTGGTCGAGAAGCTGCGCGTGCCGCTGCGCAACCCAGACTTCGCGCCGTTCCTGCAGAAGGTGCGCGACCTCAAGCCCGATGCGCTGTTCGTCTTCGTGCCCTCGGGTGCCGGCGCGGCGGTGATGAAGCAGTTTCTCGAGCGCGGCATGGACAAGGCCGGCATCCGCATGATCGCCACCGGCGACGTGACCGACGATGACCAGCTCAATGACATGGGCGACGGCGCGCTGGGCGTGGTCACCTCGCACCACTACTCGGCCGCGCATCCTTCGCCGGCCAACAAGAAGTTTGTCGAGGCCTTCCAGAAGGCCAACCCCAAAATGCGCCCCAACTTCATGGCCGTGGGCGGCTATGACGGCATGCGTGTGATCTATGAGGCGCTCAAGGCCACCAAGGGCCAGGGCGGCGGCGACGCACTGCTCGCAGCCATGAAGGGCCAGATCTTCGAGAGCCCGCGCGGGCCGGTGTACATCGATGCACAAACGCGCGACATCGTGCAAGACGTGTACCTGCGCAAGGTCGAGAAGAAGGACGGACAGCTCTATAACGTCGAGTTCGACGTGATCAAGGGTGTGAAGGATCCGGGCAAGGCGAAGTAG
- a CDS encoding ABC transporter ATP-binding protein has product MSELLRIENLSAGYGEAVVLHDVAFSLGEGQTLALLGRNGTGKTTLINTLAGATRQHGGSISLGGQALHKLAPHQRAAAGIGWVPQERNIFKSLTVHENLTAVERPGKWNPQRVYEMFPRLAERKTNLGTQLSGGEQQMLAVGRALVLNPRLLLLDEPLEGLAPIIVEELLRAIRRITQDEGLAAIIVEQHPQAILAISDHAVVLDHGTIVHTDSAAALRSQPQVLERLLGVAR; this is encoded by the coding sequence ATGTCTGAATTGCTTCGCATCGAGAACCTGAGCGCCGGCTACGGCGAGGCCGTGGTGCTGCACGACGTTGCTTTTTCGCTCGGCGAAGGGCAAACGCTGGCGCTGCTGGGGCGCAACGGCACGGGCAAGACCACGCTCATCAATACGCTGGCGGGCGCCACGCGGCAGCACGGCGGCAGCATTTCGCTGGGCGGGCAAGCCCTGCACAAGCTCGCACCGCACCAGCGCGCGGCAGCCGGCATCGGCTGGGTGCCGCAGGAGCGCAACATCTTCAAGTCGCTCACGGTGCATGAAAACCTCACCGCGGTGGAGCGTCCTGGAAAGTGGAACCCGCAGCGCGTCTACGAGATGTTCCCGCGCCTTGCCGAGCGCAAGACCAACCTCGGCACGCAGCTTTCGGGCGGCGAGCAGCAGATGCTCGCCGTGGGCCGCGCGCTGGTGCTCAACCCCCGGCTGCTGCTGCTCGACGAGCCGCTCGAAGGCCTCGCGCCGATCATCGTCGAAGAGCTGTTGCGCGCCATCCGACGCATTACCCAGGACGAAGGGCTGGCGGCCATCATCGTGGAGCAGCACCCGCAGGCGATCCTCGCGATTTCCGACCACGCGGTGGTGCTCGACCACGGCACCATCGTGCACACCGATAGCGCGGCGGCATTGCGCAGCCAGCCGCAGGTGCTTGAAAGATTGCTGGGCGTGGCCCGGTAA
- a CDS encoding branched-chain amino acid ABC transporter permease: protein MNEPSTYQSTLLHKARWRPLEFVVWAVAFALPFLMPSHSLLVNEIAIVALFAMSLDLILGYTGIVSLGHAAFFGFGAYTAALFAKLVMPDPTVGLVVATVLSAMLGLVASVTILRGSDLTRLMVTLGTALLLLELANKLDWLTGGADGLQGVVMGPVLGLFEFDLYGRTAAWYSLAVMLLLFLVMRRIVHSPFGATLKAIRDNRLRAMAIGIPVVSRLVVIYTVAAGIAGAAGALLAQTTGFASLDVLAFDRSADVLLMLVIGGVGWLYGGVAGAIVFKLLQNWLSAVTPQYWMFWIGLLLVLLVLVGRDRVLKPWTWLGKKKAGAS from the coding sequence ATGAACGAGCCTTCAACGTACCAGTCGACCCTGCTGCACAAGGCGCGATGGCGCCCGCTCGAATTCGTGGTGTGGGCCGTGGCGTTCGCGCTGCCGTTTCTCATGCCTTCGCATTCGTTGCTGGTCAACGAGATCGCCATCGTTGCGCTGTTCGCGATGTCGCTCGATTTGATCCTCGGCTACACCGGGATCGTGTCGCTCGGCCATGCCGCCTTCTTCGGCTTTGGTGCCTACACCGCGGCGCTGTTCGCCAAGCTCGTGATGCCGGACCCGACCGTGGGCCTGGTGGTGGCCACCGTGCTCTCGGCCATGCTCGGCCTTGTGGCCAGCGTCACCATCCTGCGCGGCAGCGACCTCACGCGGCTGATGGTCACGTTGGGCACCGCGCTGCTGCTGCTCGAGCTTGCCAACAAGCTCGACTGGCTCACCGGCGGAGCCGACGGGCTGCAGGGCGTGGTGATGGGGCCGGTGCTCGGCCTGTTCGAGTTCGACCTGTATGGCCGCACGGCCGCCTGGTATTCGCTGGCCGTGATGCTGTTGCTGTTCCTGGTGATGCGCCGCATCGTGCACTCGCCCTTCGGCGCCACGCTGAAGGCGATTCGCGACAACCGGCTGCGTGCCATGGCCATCGGCATTCCGGTGGTGTCGCGGCTCGTGGTCATCTACACCGTGGCGGCCGGCATTGCCGGTGCCGCCGGCGCGCTGCTGGCGCAGACCACCGGCTTTGCCTCGCTCGACGTGCTGGCTTTCGACCGATCGGCCGACGTGCTGCTCATGCTGGTGATCGGCGGCGTGGGTTGGCTCTACGGCGGCGTGGCGGGGGCCATCGTCTTCAAGCTGCTGCAGAACTGGCTCTCGGCCGTGACGCCGCAGTACTGGATGTTCTGGATCGGGCTGCTGCTGGTGCTGCTGGTTCTGGTGGGGCGCGACCGCGTGCTCAAGCCGTGGACGTGGCTAGGCAAGAAGAAGGCCGGTGCATCGTGA
- a CDS encoding ABC transporter ATP-binding protein, with product MTETVLSTQGLVMRFGGITATHNVTMELKRGARHALIGPNGAGKTTLINLLTGVLTPTEGRISLLGEDITTLAPHKRVARGLVRTFQINQLFDSMTPLETLALVVSQHQGISSQWWRPLGSTKAVTERAAQLLEQFHLGDVARQQTKFMAYGKRRLLEIAIALACEPRVLLLDEPVAGVPAGEREELLETVAALPADVSVLLIEHDMDLVFSFADRMTVLVNGALLTEGDPETIANDPKVKEVYLGHGEHAHV from the coding sequence GTGACCGAAACCGTGCTTTCCACGCAAGGCCTGGTGATGCGCTTCGGCGGCATCACGGCCACCCACAACGTCACCATGGAACTCAAGCGCGGTGCGCGCCATGCGCTGATAGGCCCCAACGGCGCCGGCAAGACCACGCTCATCAACCTGCTGACCGGTGTGCTCACGCCGACCGAAGGCCGCATCTCGCTGCTCGGTGAAGACATCACCACGCTGGCGCCGCACAAGCGCGTGGCGCGCGGCCTGGTGCGCACTTTTCAGATCAACCAGCTGTTCGATTCGATGACGCCGCTCGAAACGCTCGCGCTCGTCGTCTCGCAGCACCAGGGCATCTCGTCGCAGTGGTGGCGCCCGCTGGGCTCCACCAAGGCGGTGACTGAACGCGCGGCGCAGTTGCTCGAGCAGTTTCACCTCGGTGACGTGGCCCGACAGCAGACGAAGTTCATGGCCTACGGCAAGCGCCGCCTGCTCGAGATTGCGATTGCGCTGGCCTGCGAACCGCGCGTGCTGCTGCTCGATGAACCCGTGGCCGGCGTGCCCGCCGGCGAGCGCGAAGAGCTGCTTGAAACCGTTGCCGCATTGCCGGCCGATGTGTCGGTACTGCTGATCGAACACGACATGGACCTGGTGTTCAGCTTTGCCGACCGCATGACGGTGCTGGTGAACGGCGCGCTGCTGACGGAGGGCGACCCCGAAACCATCGCCAACGATCCGAAGGTGAAAGAGGTCTATCTGGGCCACGGGGAGCACGCCCATGTCTGA